Part of the Labilibaculum antarcticum genome, ATGATTGCTTCCGATGACGAATTTATCTCAACCTACAATATTGATGTAATTGCAGGCAGGGACTACATTAGGGACTCAAAAGCCGAAGCATTCAATATACTTGTGAACAAGCAGGGAGCTAAAACTTTTGGTTTTCAAACAATAGAAAATGCTGTTGGATCAAAAATTTTGCTGGAAGGACAAAATACTCCTTACGAAATCATTGGGGTCGTTAAAAATTTCCATCAGCAATCGCTAAAAAAAGCATTTCCTCCAATCGTAATTTTTCAACATCAACAAATTAATTGGATTCCTTTAAGTTCCATTAGTATCAAATTTGGAAAGAATAACATTTCACTCCTAACAAACAAAATTAATTCAATTTGGAACAAACACTTTCCGGAAAGCACTTTTGACAGCTTCTTTTTAGATGAATTTTACGCAAAACAGTATCGACCGGAAAAAAAATTCCTGAGTATCCTAATTTGCTTTGCCATACTTTCAATTATAGTCGCCTTACTTGGCTTGTGGAGTTTAGCAATTTATGATAATAGCCTGCGAATTAAAGAAATTGGTGTCCGAAAAGTAAATGGAGCCAAAACAGCTGAGGTTCTGCTAATGATTAACAAAGATTTTTTAAAATGGGTCATTATTTCATTTATATTAGCCTGTCCAACAGCCTACTTAATAATGAACAGATGGCTAACTAATTTCGCTTACCGCACCGAATTATCATGGTGGATTTTCGCCATCGCAGGACTTTTTGCAATTTTAATCGCAGTAGGCACAGTCACCATTCAATCGTGGCGGGCCGCTACGAGAAATCCTGTGGAGAGTTTGAGGTATGAATAAACTGAATGTAGCAAGACTTAAAAGTGAAATGCAATAACAAAATTAACGAAACTATTAAAAAAAAAGAATATGGATCTTCCTCTAAACCTGACGTTAGCAATCCGAAATATCTTCAAGAAGAAGACACAATCGATAATAAGTATTTTAGGATTGGGCATTGGTGTAGGCTGTGTCTTTCTTTTGATGCTGCTTTACATCCATGAAAACTCATTCAATGGCTCCATACCAAACGAGCAATTAATCTACAGAGTGTTGCAAGGCAACGATTGTCGTACGTCATTCCCATTGGCAAATACAATTAAAGATGAAATTCCTTTGGTTGATAATTATTTTAGATATTATCAAACCGCCGATATTGAACTAAAAGATTCCCGCAATGAAATTCAACAAGATCATCGGTTTGCTTTTGCGGATGCCAGCATTTTTGATTGTCTTGGTATTCAGTTTATACAGGGAAAACCGGCCCAAACAAAATCAGATGTTTGTATCTCTCAAGCAATCGCAAAAAAATACTTTAACAGCACCGAAGTCTGCAATCAGTTTCTAAAAATTAAGCTAAACAATCAATTTATATCCTTACGGATTACGGGTATTTTCAAAAATTTCCCAGCCAATTCTACTTTTAATGCCAATTTCATTGCCGACATTGATTTAACACAAGAAGTGCTCAGTCACAATCAGAAAATGTACGGGCATTACGGACAAGAGAACGAAGAGTTTAAAGATTGGAATCACTTTCCGTTTCATAGCTACCTGCTCCTGAATCCAAAAGCAAATCCAGAAGCGATTGTTCACAATATCCAAAACTATAAAGAACGTACCAATCACGAGCAGCGTAAAACGATGGATTTTAGTTTGCAGCCAATTACCGATATCTACTTAAAATCAGCTGAGGTTAACGGAGATACATTTACGCCTGCAGGAAATTCGAAGCAGTTAATCTATTTTTTGGCCATTGCCTTGTTTATTTTACTCATCGCAATTGTCAATTACATTTTTCTTACCAAAGCAAAAATTGGTGTGCGATTAAAAGAGTTGGGAACCCAAAAAGCATTGGGAGCCTCAAGTGTTTCCATCAAAAAACAAATCTTACTCGAGTCAAATCTAATTTCCTTCATTAGCCTTGTTCCCGCTTTTTTCATTCTTGCTCTTGGTATTCCTTTTTTGAATGCAACTCTTGACCGAAGTTTGAGTTTCGAATTATTTTCGATGTGGCAGGTATGGTCCTTGTTGATTATCATTATTTTGCTTACCGGTTCTGTTGCAGGAATGGCCATTGGTATTCATGTTTCCAAAGTTTCAACCGTGCTGCTGCTTTTAGGTAAAGTTTCACAAACACCAAAAATAAAATCATGGAACAACTCCTTTCTGAGTTTGCATTTTACCATATTTATTGTTTTGATTATTGGTGTTATTACCGTAAAAAAACAGCTTCATTATGCTCAAACCGGGTCCCAAAACATTAATCCCGAAAATATAATTATCTGCGAATTAAACTCTCCTGAATTAAGCAATCAGTTTAATGTAATACAAACCGAAGTGGGCAAAATCCCCGGGGTTATGAATTCTGCCGGGTCTTCTTTTATTCCCCCCTTTAATAACTTTCTTCCTGTAAATTTGCAATACGAAAATGAAAGAATTCAATTTGACGGATTGATTATGGGTGAGGGCATGATCGAACTTCTAGAGCTTACTATTATGGAAGGAGAAAGTTTTGGAAACTTCCGCACCGATCAAACGGAAATGATTTTTAATGAGTCGGCAGCCAAGAAATATAATCTGAAAGCAGGTGAAATATTTAATGGATGCTATGTAAAAGGAATCGTAAAAGATTTTAATGCTCACTCTTTGAGACGAATGATTCAACCCATGGTTATTCTTCAACAAGACCCTAAAAAAATGAGTCTGTTTGCCATCAAAACAACAGGCAAAAATGATAAGACAATTACAGAGTCTGTTCAAAAAATATTTAAAGAGATTTCTCCAGATAAAATGGTAAGAGTCTATTCTCTTTCGGATCAGATTACAGAATTCTACCAAACAGAACAACAACAGGCAAAACTAATCAGTGCCTTCTCCCTGCTTGCAATTGTGCTTTCGGTAATGGGATTATTAGGAATGGTACTTAACACCATCTCCATAAAAACAAAAGAAATCGGTATCCGAAAAGTGAACGGAGCTAAAACCTACGAAATAATAAGCATGCTAAACAAAGAATTTGCAAAATGGATAGTCATCGCATTTCTTATTGCATGCCCCATAGCCTTTTACGTTATGAACAAATGGCTCGAAAACTTTGCCTACAAAACAGAACTTTCATGGTGGATTTTTGCCTTGGCAGGGATTATCGCCATAGGAATTACTCTACTAACGGTTTCTTTTCAGTCGTGGAGAGTGGCAACAAGAAATCCGGTGGAATCGCTTCGTTATGAGTAAATACTATTAAAAATCCCCGGGTTAAAACCCGAGGCAAAGAATATTTCCAAATGTGACAGATAAACTTTCGTATTAAAAACAAAAAAATAATAAAAACCTCACAAATCACTTTGCCCTCTGCTTTAGCTGGGGCAATTGAACAGCTCAAAATCCCTAAACAAAATAAATGATCAAATACTTACTTACAAATCCTCTGGCTAAAGCCAAAGGCAATGGATGAATAATCATTGCTATGAACAATATCATTTGTCCCCTGCTTTAGCTGGGGCAATCACATTAAAAATCCCCGGGTTAAAACCCGAGGCAATGGATATTACTATATGTAATTTGGAAAACCATGTCAGTAAATAAAAAAAAGAGCTTTTGAAAATCCTTTATACGATCATCAAAAGCTCTAAAGACTGAATCCAATATTCATTACTAATTTTTAATTATTCATTTCTACTTAGTTTATACCAGGTAATATCATCACCCTGATAATTGAATTTTTCCACCAACTGCAAACCTAACTTGTCCAATACACGTTGCGATTTCAGATTGCTAAGCAAGGTCATGCTGTAAATTTCGGGAATTTTCACTTCGGTAAAAGCATATTCAATAGCCGCCTTCGTAGCTTCGGTGATGTATCCTTTTCCCCAATACTTGCGCAACAATCTAAATTTCAGATTATAAAAATTACTATGACCATTCTGGTTTTCCTTTTCAAATTTAAAACCAGTCCAGCCAATAAAATTCCCCGATTCCTTTTCAATAATTGCCCAACGACCAATGCCATTTTTTTTGTACTGTTCCTGAATCGATTCAATCATCTTTTTACTTTGCTCAATATTACGAATTGGCTTACGTCCTAAAAATTTATAAACCTCAGCATCGGAATCCATTTCAAACATGCTTTCGGCATCGGTTGGCAATATTTCCCGTAGATATAATCTTTCTGTTTCAATCAATATTTTCATTCTTAGCTCTCCTTTGTACATTACAAAAAATCAATATTTTTAATCTCGCACATATCCATCAAATGTGCAAATTTTTTTCACTTAAAATTCTTATTTAGACTAAATTATAACATTTAAGTAAGTTTCAATTCATATTCCACACTCAACCTAGGATATCTGCCCCTTGAATTATTCGATGTTTGAAAATAAAACTTTCTGAAATTTAAAGCCACCACTTCGAGCACTTAGTGGTTAGAAAACAAAAAAAGCGACAGTTCTTTCGAACCATCGCTTCATATCGCTTTCTAATTTGTAATTACTATTTCGTAATTAGTAATTTATTAAACATGTCTTAGAATATCTTCCAAATTCTCAAATTTGGTTTTGTAATCATTCATCGACCGGATAATTACTTCGTGAGCTTCTTCAACACCATAAACATGTGTAATTTCAGCTTCGCTTTCCAAACCTGGCATATCCTTATAGGTCAAGAAATAATGTTTTAAACGACCTACAACCACATCCGAACAATCCGAAATATCCTGATATGAACCATAAGTAGCATCATTCATCAAAACAGCAATAATCTTATCATCGGCCTCTTTTCCGTCAATCATTCGAAAACCACCAATCGGGCGAACCTCCGCAATAATATCACCGTGCGATATCACTTTTTCAGTCAAAATACAAATATCCAAAGGATCCAAATCACCCTGAACATTTTCCTTACCCGATTTTTCGCTGCAGAATTCTCCAACCGATTTTCCACAATAAGTTTGTGGTAAAAATCCATACAAAGCAGGAACTACATTCGAATATTTCTGAGGACGATCAATCTTTAAATAACCACTCGTTTTGTCCACTTCATACTTAACCGTATCAGTAGGAACCATTTCAATAAAAGCCATTACCGAATTCGGCGCATTGTCTCCAACATCTATTCCATGCCATGGATGCGACTTGTAACGCAATCCCAATAATCTTGCGATAGGATCATTCAATTTGTTTCCCATAGTAGGTTTTTCTTTTTAAGCTACGTTTTTTAGCACAACGATCTTAATATTTAGGTAAAGCAAATGTAAGAAAACAATATAAAAAACAACCTATTCGTCTTTTTCTTTTCCCTTAAATCTGAGAAATGAGTGTTTATCGCCATACTAATGTGGGGGTTTCCTCCTTTTAGTCGGCCGGGCTTTTCGTTCCAAGTCCTCGCCATCCCCCCCACCTGCCAAATATGCCTGCGGGCTTTCCTCTTCAATCCCTAACCCATCCCTGCCCCAAATTTCCATTTCAATTGTTTTTATGGCATCCACAATTTATATCATCAAACAAAAACGCACACGCCATGGCATGACCCTACAAATAATCAATCAAAACAGATTGGTTCAATGCAATTACCAATCTATTTGGTAACACCGTAGGGATACGACATGTCGTATCCTTTAGGACATGTCGTATCCTTTAGGACATTTAGAGGTATCAATTACCTCCGATTTTAACACGGCCCAACAAAAACAAATCCTCTGCCTAAAGCCAAAAACAAAAAATCGCAGCTCCTGCTGATTTGCAATCAGCAGGTTTCGAGTTGGGGATCTGCGATCCCATTTCACCAGATTATATTCTCCCATCCCTACTAAATTCAGGTCAATTCCCTAAAAGTCCATTCCCATTTGCAGGAGACTGGTTTGAACACTTCAACATGCATTCCCGCGTGAAGGCAATGTGCTCCGAATCAGCTAAACTGCCTTCCCAAATTCGGGAACCCACTACCAAATGCTCCAAGGCCGATTCCCAACTTCGGGAACACGGTCTGGAGGCTTCCCGACAGACGGCCCTCTTGCGGGAAGCTGCTTCGAAGGCTTCCGAGCCTGTTCCCAAAAAAAGGAGCGTAGTTTGAATCATTCAAACTACGCTCCTGCTGCAGGCAATGCATTTCTGTCAGTGAAAACTTAATTTGCCCTTTCTACAAAGCTTCCGCTTCACTAATAACCTCTTCAATTATTTTTCTCCTTCCACCCGATGGCTTTGGAAACAGACGATTGGCATGGTTCTTTCCAAATAATTTCACGGCATCCAAATAATTAAATTCGTACTGCTCACGCAAAGCAGCCTGAGCCAACTGCTCCTGGGCAAAAGCAGTATTCTCATCCGAAACAGCCTCTTGGTGTGATGCTATCGCCTGCCGCGATGCATCAATTGCAGTGCGTAAAATTTTAACATGACTAAGCAAAGCGTGTTCCTCGCCTAAAGATTGCAGACGAACCAATAACTGATCGGCCTTATCTACCTCCTTACTAAAAGAAGCATCGGTGATACTCGATGGTGGCCCATCGGGAAATAACATCTCAAATACCGATCGACCCGGATTACTTCTATCGTATTGTTTTGCACTATCAGCCAAATTTTTAATGCTATCATCTAAAATACCATCGTGCAGTACAATACCATCGTAGGCAGAATAGCGCAACTTTACTTTTTCAAAACGATAATTGACTTTAATTTGCAGGTCTTCAATTTTTGGTTCGATGTTTCGAGCCAAACTTTTGGCTCCCTTAGTTTGCTGGCACAAACGTACATGTCTTTCACTATAACTAATGTGCGATTCGGAGGACATCTTGTCCCGTAATAATGTTGCCATAATTTAAATACTTAAAGGTTATTTTATTACAATTTAATTGATAATTATTCAATCCATTTAAAATAGCCGATCTCAGCTCTCCACCTTCAGGAAATACTCCTTCTGCAACACTCCATTCACCACTCAATCAATCGCTTTACATCCTTTTTTAGGATCGGATCAATAAATATAAAACAATACATATGATAAACAATCTGTTTTTTAGATTAATTATGCGGTAAAATACACTTTTTTTTATTTGCACATCTAGAAACATAGCATGTCTGCAATTTATTCAACACAATTACCAATCTATTCGTCAATGCCGCAGGCATACGACATGTCCTATCCGCAATTCAGATCTTCGCATTCAACGCAATCCAAAATTACAAACCACAAAAAATGCACACACCATGGCATGACCCTACGCAATTCAATCAAAACACATTCGTTCAAAACAATTTCCAATCTCATTCGGTAATGCTGTAGGGATACGACATGTCGTATCCACAATTCCAATCATCGCATTCAACAGAATCCGAAATTACAAACCACAAAAAAAGGTCACGCCATGGCATGACATTACGCAATTCAATCAAAACACATTCGTTCAAAACAATTTCCAATCTCATTCGTCAATGCCGCAGACATACGACATGTCCTATCCACAATTCAGCTCATCGCATTCAAGGCAATCCGAAATTACAAACCACAAAAAAAGCACAAGCCACGGAATGACCCTACAAACATTCACTCAAAACACATTGGTTCAATGCAATTACCAATCTATTTGGTAACGCCGTAGGGATACGACATGTCCTATCCACAATTCATATCATCACATTCACGCAATTTCTAACCAACAAAAAAAGTCACGCCATGGCATGACCCTACGCAATTCAATCAAAACACATTCGTTCAATGCAATTACCAATCTATTTGGTAACGCCGTAGGGATACGACATGTCGTATCCGCAATTCAGATCATCGCATTCAACAGAATCCGAAATTACAAACCACAAAAAATGCACACACCATGACATGACCCTACGCAATTCAATCAAAACACATTCGTTCAAAACAATTTCCAATCTCATTCGGTAATGCTGTAGGGATACGACATGTCGTATCCACAATTCCGATCATCGCATTCACGCAATTTCTAACCAACAAAAAACGCACAAGCCATGGCATGACCCTACAAATATTCAATCAAAACAAATTGATTCAATACAATTACCAATCTATTTGGTAATGCCGTAGGGATACGACATGTCGTATCCGCATTTCACATGATCACATTCACGCAATTTCTAACCAACAAAAAAAGTCACGCCATGGCATGACCCTACAAATATTCAATCAAAACACATTGGTTCAATGCAATTACCAATCTATTTGGTAACGCCTTAGGGATACGACATAACGTATCCACAATTCAGATCATCACATTCAACGCAATCCGAAATTACAAACCACAAAAAACGCACAAGCCATGGCATGACCCTACAAATATTCAATCAAAACAAATTGATTCAATACAATTACCAATCTATTTAGTAACACCGTAGGGATACGACATGTCGTATCCGAATTCATATCATCAAATTCCAAAACATCAAACAAAAAACGCACACGATATGGCATTACCCTACAATCAATAATTGAATGCAAAATATCCCGTAGGGATTATATGTTTATAGGAAATGATGGTGAGGAAATCGTACGACTCCTTCGGAGTCGAATCATGCAGGCTGATTCTCCTGCTATAGACATATGAATCCGAAGGATTCAAATTAAAAGATCATTATCCTTAAGAATCCTATCAATCAAAGAATTCATCTTTTCCTTAATCAAAAAACACCCTATAATATATACTAACACACTTAGAGAACTTAATAGCAACAAACCAAAAACCAATGAATACCCAAAATAAAACCACGCAATAAATCCAACCACAACTCCAAACAAAACTGACATAAATAGGAGGTACTCCAAATTTATTTTCCACGAAATTTTAATTTCATTAGAAGACTTTTCTGAGAAATAAATTTCTCCCTCCCGTAACAATTTCATGGCATCGCTTTTATTCTCACCTAAATCAGTGGAATTTTTTCTGATATTTTTGAAACAAATTTTATTAGCATGTATTTCTGAACGGACATTCATCCTATCCAAGTACCCAATCACAGAATTGTTCAATCTCTCGCAATTAGCCAAATAATCACCACTAACAATGAGACTCTTTCTTAAATACAAAAACATATAATTAATAATTAGCTTACGAGAATTTACAAATTGCCTCGGGTTTTAACCCAAGCTAATAAAAATCCTCTGCCTTAAGCCAGAGGCAAAGAATAGCAGCTCCTGCTGATTTGCAAGCCGCAGGTTTCGAGCTGGGGATCTGTGATCCCTATTTTATTAAATAGATAGGAAATCCGGATATTTAACTCGTGTGACAAGCACTATTGCAATAGTTACAACCATTCACTTGGTTATAGGATTTTTTAGCTTCTTTCATTGCATCACGACAATTATTGAAATGTCCCAAATATTTCCTATTTTCAGAACTGGGAAGATAAGAACAACTAGATTTATGAACTTCATGATCCCCATTTGATTGTGCATTAATATTCACATAGTATTCTCCTGAAAATGTCTCTGAAGAAGTATTATCAAATAAAGAATTGTTCAATAAATACTCTCTTAACTCTTTTCCAAATTCTGTAAAAGTAAAACGATTACTGCCATCATCAAATTCCTTTTCTATAGTAATTAAATCTGCTAACAGTAGCTCGTCTGAATCCTTATCTAATTCTCGTACTCCTTTCTTCAAAATTTCAATACTAAAATCATTAAATAAATTGATAAGATCTTTGTCTCTAAGTATTTTCTTTATTCTTTTAGCATATTTCCCTTGAAAATTATCTTGATCTTTATCTAAATTATCCGGTAAACTTGATGAATTACCTTTTTCTATTACTTCATCAGCTTTCTTTTGTAAATCAGCTATCCCAATAGCAGATAAATCACTCTCATGAAGCGAATTATTTATCAAAGCATTGTTTAACTTCTCTTGTAAGTCATCTATTATTTTCTGTTTATCTTTAAGTTTATTATCTAGGTCATCAACTTTATTCTGATTATGTAATTTTGCTTCTAGCTCATCATCATACCTTTTCTGAATACTCTCTGTTGCTTTTACTTGGTTATCAAATTTTTCTTTTTGAACAATCTTATAAGGAGCAACCAGTCTTGTCCCCCATGGTTTAAGTATATCATCTGATGCTAAAACAATTAAACGAGTCAAATTTATTAAAATATAGGTGAAAAGTAGTACTCCAATTGCCCATAGTATACACCATAAAAGATTTATAATAAAAGGCCAAGGCTCCAAAAGAGTACCAATAAAATTAAGCCTTGCACCAGGTAATTTAGTTTTCTCAAAAGTAAAAACCGTATAAATAAATTTATAATTATGGAATAACCAAACAATAATGAGGGTTCCAAAAAACGGATTTGTTATTTTAGAATTGATATTATCTTTAAAGGAAACAAAAAGTTCTTTAACCATAGCCAGTTTTTTTTTTGATTTTGCAATTCCAAATATAACAATATATCTACTAAACAAATAAAAATTCTGGCAACTGTTCGTAACACAAAACTAAAGCCACGAAAACTGTGGCTTTTAATTTAGAGTCAACTGATCAACACATTAACTCGTGTGACAAGCTTTAGAGCAATAGTAACAACCGTTCGCTTGGTTGTAGGTTTTCTTTGCTTCAGTAACTGCATCTTTACAATTAGTGAAATAACCTAAATCCTTCCTGTTTTCAGGATTAGGAAGATAAGAGCATCCAGACTCATGCACTTCATGATCTCCGTTTGCTTGGGCATTTTTATTCACATAGTAACTAGCCATGTTTTTAAATATTTAATAGTTTTTCCATTCAAGTTTATAGGTCTGAATAGTTCACCTTCATTTAATAAGTAGTACCAAAAAGTCCCCTTTAGGGGATTTAGGGGTTAATACATGAAAAGGTCACGCCATGGCATGACCCTACAAATATTATTAATTCTTAATTTCTAATTACCTCTCACCCTCCCCAACCATCGCGATCTAAACTGCGGTATTGAATGGCTTCGGCCAGGTGGTCGGTTTCGATGTTTTCAGAGCCTTCCAAGTCGGCAATGGTGCGCGAAACTTTTAAAATTCTATCGTAAGCACGAGCCGAAAGACCAACCTTTTCCATGGCGGTTTTTAGCAGTTGGTTGCCTTCCTCGTTTGGCAGACAATGTTTTCGCAACAATTTCGAACTCATCTGC contains:
- a CDS encoding ABC transporter permease, with protein sequence MDLPLNLTLAIRNIFKKKTQSIISILGLGIGVGCVFLLMLLYIHENSFNGSIPNEQLIYRVLQGNDCRTSFPLANTIKDEIPLVDNYFRYYQTADIELKDSRNEIQQDHRFAFADASIFDCLGIQFIQGKPAQTKSDVCISQAIAKKYFNSTEVCNQFLKIKLNNQFISLRITGIFKNFPANSTFNANFIADIDLTQEVLSHNQKMYGHYGQENEEFKDWNHFPFHSYLLLNPKANPEAIVHNIQNYKERTNHEQRKTMDFSLQPITDIYLKSAEVNGDTFTPAGNSKQLIYFLAIALFILLIAIVNYIFLTKAKIGVRLKELGTQKALGASSVSIKKQILLESNLISFISLVPAFFILALGIPFLNATLDRSLSFELFSMWQVWSLLIIIILLTGSVAGMAIGIHVSKVSTVLLLLGKVSQTPKIKSWNNSFLSLHFTIFIVLIIGVITVKKQLHYAQTGSQNINPENIIICELNSPELSNQFNVIQTEVGKIPGVMNSAGSSFIPPFNNFLPVNLQYENERIQFDGLIMGEGMIELLELTIMEGESFGNFRTDQTEMIFNESAAKKYNLKAGEIFNGCYVKGIVKDFNAHSLRRMIQPMVILQQDPKKMSLFAIKTTGKNDKTITESVQKIFKEISPDKMVRVYSLSDQITEFYQTEQQQAKLISAFSLLAIVLSVMGLLGMVLNTISIKTKEIGIRKVNGAKTYEIISMLNKEFAKWIVIAFLIACPIAFYVMNKWLENFAYKTELSWWIFALAGIIAIGITLLTVSFQSWRVATRNPVESLRYE
- a CDS encoding GNAT family N-acetyltransferase, which encodes MKILIETERLYLREILPTDAESMFEMDSDAEVYKFLGRKPIRNIEQSKKMIESIQEQYKKNGIGRWAIIEKESGNFIGWTGFKFEKENQNGHSNFYNLKFRLLRKYWGKGYITEATKAAIEYAFTEVKIPEIYSMTLLSNLKSQRVLDKLGLQLVEKFNYQGDDITWYKLSRNE
- a CDS encoding inorganic pyrophosphatase, whose translation is MGNKLNDPIARLLGLRYKSHPWHGIDVGDNAPNSVMAFIEMVPTDTVKYEVDKTSGYLKIDRPQKYSNVVPALYGFLPQTYCGKSVGEFCSEKSGKENVQGDLDPLDICILTEKVISHGDIIAEVRPIGGFRMIDGKEADDKIIAVLMNDATYGSYQDISDCSDVVVGRLKHYFLTYKDMPGLESEAEITHVYGVEEAHEVIIRSMNDYKTKFENLEDILRHV